Proteins encoded in a region of the Streptomyces sp. NBC_00258 genome:
- a CDS encoding VOC family protein, translating to MRFLKFAQVLALGVGEERRFEEAFVGAGELVTEHDLDGGQSGFACGSHPLSHADAFAATAVQTFTHLALQVPDLDGAFARLTQDGGAAAVSRPAPGASEGMRYAYVADPEGNLLELIETS from the coding sequence TTGCGCTTCCTCAAGTTCGCTCAGGTCCTTGCGCTTGGCGTTGGCGAGGAACGCCGCTTCGAGGAGGCTTTCGTCGGTGCTGGCGAACTCGTCACCGAGCATGACCTTGATGGTGGACAGTCCGGCTTCGCGTGCGGCTCGCACCCCCTCTCGCACGCCGACGCCTTCGCCGCCACCGCCGTGCAGACCTTCACCCACCTGGCGCTTCAAGTCCCGGATCTCGACGGCGCGTTCGCCCGCCTGACGCAGGACGGCGGGGCTGCTGCGGTGTCGCGCCCTGCACCCGGCGCCAGTGAAGGCATGCGCTACGCGTACGTCGCCGACCCGGAGGGCAATCTGCTGGAGCTGATCGAGACGTCATGA
- a CDS encoding TetR/AcrR family transcriptional regulator, which yields METIDAPARASRGGRGARERILRTAVELFARDGIHATGIAKLTHEAHVSTRTFYQHFPSKEALVSAYVERVGVEPHSLESVLDRDDLAPRERLLRLFDERPAGPVHPPVLRGCPLHNTAVEAAGNMPEAAALVEQHKRGFAARLIRAAAEAGAPDPDVLGRQLALLFEGCRALSTSLNDPQPIHDARKLAATLIDQATA from the coding sequence ATGGAAACGATCGATGCACCGGCCCGTGCATCCCGCGGCGGACGCGGCGCCCGGGAGCGAATCTTGCGCACTGCCGTGGAACTGTTCGCACGGGACGGCATTCACGCCACCGGCATCGCCAAACTGACACACGAGGCACACGTATCCACGCGCACGTTCTACCAACACTTCCCGAGCAAAGAAGCCCTGGTCAGTGCCTATGTCGAGCGTGTCGGAGTGGAACCGCACAGCCTTGAGAGCGTCCTCGACCGTGATGACCTTGCCCCCCGCGAACGCCTCTTGCGCCTGTTCGACGAACGCCCGGCCGGCCCGGTGCACCCACCCGTCCTGCGCGGCTGTCCTTTGCACAACACCGCTGTGGAAGCAGCCGGAAACATGCCCGAAGCCGCAGCGCTCGTGGAGCAGCACAAACGGGGCTTCGCCGCGCGCCTGATCAGGGCTGCCGCCGAAGCCGGCGCTCCCGACCCCGACGTCCTCGGACGACAACTCGCCCTCCTCTTCGAAGGCTGCCGAGCTCTGTCCACCTCCCTCAACGACCCCCAACCCATCCATGACGCCCGCAAGCTCGCCGCCACACTGATCGACCAGGCAACCGCCTGA
- a CDS encoding DUF6003 family protein: MADDALLFVLPDSHPRLGAALTAVGELECAETPAVLGWLHAHGISGASERVRIVLAGAEVLVPEDAERLPVPLSAEEAVRVEHECAPQSVTDMECELLGFRDTTQDWQALVHRALTAGIPTPRIAQLTGLDPQDIVQAVDN; the protein is encoded by the coding sequence ATGGCCGACGACGCCTTGCTGTTCGTCCTCCCCGACAGCCATCCGCGCCTGGGTGCGGCCCTGACCGCAGTCGGGGAGTTGGAGTGTGCCGAGACCCCCGCAGTGCTGGGATGGCTGCACGCGCACGGGATTTCCGGCGCGTCGGAGCGCGTCAGGATCGTCCTGGCGGGAGCCGAGGTGCTCGTCCCCGAGGATGCGGAGCGCCTGCCGGTCCCCTTGAGTGCGGAGGAGGCGGTGAGGGTGGAGCACGAGTGCGCGCCCCAGTCCGTGACCGATATGGAGTGCGAGTTGCTCGGTTTCCGGGACACCACCCAGGACTGGCAGGCCCTGGTCCACCGCGCGCTCACCGCCGGGATTCCCACGCCGCGCATCGCGCAACTCACCGGCCTGGACCCGCAGGACATCGTCCAGGCCGTCGACAACTGA
- a CDS encoding LysR family transcriptional regulator: MDFSDVSLTALRVLRAVAEQGTFTAAAASLGYTQSAVSRQIAAIERAAGTELLERRRDGARLTPAGRVVMRRATVVLDEIAATARELSGLPEQTGTVRLGWVPSAGAVLLPRALTALRESDPGLEVVGREGGTPALVRALRAGSLDLALLASAPPFRAPDAESPPLALQTLTERPLCLAVPATHPLARGEYVDVADLRGQRWIAGSSSGEDRLMGVWPGLDGRPEIAHTARDWLAKLHLVAAGCGLTTLPASLVSAVPPGVRVLPVRGGPQEQRRLLLARLPAPPRQAVTRVAAVLRAMALDAHMPLPSA, translated from the coding sequence ATGGACTTCTCCGATGTGTCACTGACCGCACTGCGCGTCCTGCGGGCCGTGGCCGAACAGGGAACCTTCACCGCGGCCGCGGCGTCGCTCGGGTACACCCAGTCCGCGGTGTCCCGGCAGATCGCCGCGATCGAGCGCGCGGCAGGTACGGAGCTGCTGGAGCGGCGGCGCGACGGGGCCAGGCTCACACCCGCCGGCCGTGTCGTCATGCGCCGCGCGACGGTCGTGCTCGATGAGATCGCCGCGACCGCCAGGGAACTGTCCGGCCTGCCGGAGCAGACCGGGACGGTCCGTCTGGGATGGGTGCCCAGCGCCGGCGCCGTGCTGCTGCCCCGAGCCCTTACCGCATTGCGTGAAAGCGATCCCGGTCTCGAGGTTGTCGGCCGTGAGGGCGGCACCCCGGCACTGGTCCGCGCGTTGCGGGCGGGCAGCCTGGATCTGGCCCTGCTCGCCTCGGCGCCACCGTTCCGTGCGCCGGACGCCGAGTCGCCCCCGCTAGCACTGCAGACACTCACCGAACGCCCTCTGTGTCTCGCGGTGCCCGCCACGCACCCCCTGGCCCGCGGCGAATACGTGGACGTAGCCGATCTTCGGGGGCAGCGCTGGATCGCCGGGTCCTCATCGGGAGAGGACCGCCTGATGGGCGTGTGGCCCGGCCTGGACGGGCGCCCCGAGATCGCCCACACCGCCCGCGACTGGCTGGCCAAGCTCCACCTCGTCGCCGCAGGGTGCGGACTGACCACCCTTCCCGCCTCGCTCGTCTCCGCGGTACCTCCAGGAGTGCGGGTCCTCCCCGTCCGCGGCGGCCCGCAAGAACAGCGGCGCCTGCTCCTGGCCCGCCTGCCCGCCCCGCCCCGCCAGGCCGTGACACGTGTGGCCGCTGTCCTCCGCGCGATGGCGCTCGACGCCCACATGCCCCTTCCCTCCGCATGA
- a CDS encoding DUF302 domain-containing protein, protein MSNQNFVAVSHEVVRWAIDTKSSFDDFKARYEAAVPVIDLEGMERLRAGRASWDTVLAAAEENAPHGFMRFWTTDVGATMRLAGNPGSSATYLMGNHTIAERMYRHDPAVMLYAPLRTTIHQDRHGATLFSIDQPSTRFSSFGIPEIAAVGAELDRKVANLLKVLDVIVPPSLSAADDR, encoded by the coding sequence ATGTCCAATCAGAATTTCGTCGCAGTTTCCCATGAGGTCGTCCGGTGGGCGATCGACACGAAGTCGTCGTTCGACGATTTCAAGGCCCGGTACGAGGCTGCCGTGCCGGTAATCGATCTCGAGGGGATGGAGCGGCTGCGCGCTGGGCGGGCGAGCTGGGACACTGTGCTCGCTGCCGCCGAAGAGAACGCGCCGCACGGTTTCATGCGGTTCTGGACCACCGATGTCGGTGCGACCATGCGGCTGGCCGGCAACCCCGGTTCCAGCGCCACCTACCTCATGGGGAACCACACCATCGCCGAGCGCATGTACCGGCACGACCCGGCGGTGATGCTCTACGCACCGCTGCGGACGACGATCCACCAGGACCGGCACGGCGCCACGCTGTTCAGCATCGACCAGCCCAGCACCCGCTTCTCCAGCTTCGGCATTCCCGAGATCGCCGCGGTCGGCGCGGAACTGGACCGCAAGGTCGCCAACCTGCTGAAGGTCCTTGATGTGATCGTGCCACCTTCTCTCTCCGCAGCCGACGACCGGTAG
- a CDS encoding SDR family NAD(P)-dependent oxidoreductase, producing MTTSRIALVTGANQGLGRAFVEGLAARMDPQDLVLLTGRSQQRVADAAREVTQSSATRARVEGRVLDVTDSDAIARLAEELRARYAGVDVVISNAVARLLPEESQSERADEFIDVSNTATHAILRSFGPVLRPGGRLLVVASSLGTLGHLDGRLHHLFDGASLDQVEYAVESWRSAIHHKTAQEAGWPLWLNVPSKVAQVAAVRAVVAERRARDLADDTLVAAVCPGMVDTATSRPWFSDYSRAQPPARAAEAVLDLVFAAHVDPALYGELVRFGKALPWHDGTPPVEQDAMLVP from the coding sequence ATGACCACTTCACGCATCGCCCTCGTCACCGGGGCCAACCAAGGGCTCGGCCGGGCCTTCGTCGAAGGACTGGCGGCCCGCATGGATCCGCAGGACCTGGTCCTGCTCACCGGTCGCAGTCAGCAGCGGGTGGCGGACGCCGCCCGGGAAGTCACCCAGTCGTCCGCTACCCGTGCCCGTGTCGAGGGCCGGGTCCTGGATGTCACGGACTCCGACGCCATCGCCCGTCTCGCCGAGGAGCTGCGGGCCCGGTACGCAGGGGTGGACGTCGTCATCTCCAACGCGGTCGCCCGGCTGCTTCCCGAGGAGTCGCAGTCCGAGCGGGCCGATGAGTTCATCGACGTCTCCAACACCGCCACGCACGCGATCCTGCGCTCCTTCGGGCCCGTGCTGCGCCCGGGCGGCCGGCTGCTCGTCGTCGCCAGCAGCCTGGGCACGCTCGGTCACCTGGACGGCCGGCTGCACCACTTGTTCGACGGCGCGAGCCTGGACCAGGTCGAGTACGCCGTGGAGTCCTGGCGCAGCGCCATCCACCACAAGACCGCGCAGGAGGCCGGCTGGCCGCTGTGGCTGAACGTGCCCTCGAAGGTGGCCCAGGTCGCCGCCGTTCGCGCCGTCGTCGCCGAACGCCGCGCCCGGGACCTGGCCGACGACACGCTCGTCGCCGCCGTCTGCCCAGGCATGGTCGACACCGCGACCTCACGCCCGTGGTTCAGCGACTACAGCCGGGCCCAGCCGCCCGCCCGGGCCGCTGAAGCCGTCCTCGATCTGGTCTTCGCCGCGCACGTCGACCCCGCGCTCTACGGCGAACTGGTGCGCTTCGGCAAGGCCCTGCCCTGGCACGACGGCACGCCTCCGGTCGAGCAGGACGCGATGCTCGTCCCCTGA
- a CDS encoding GNAT family N-acetyltransferase: MIDHGFFDRTGRRVTLREVGDENWRAVADIVPLDEQRRHVPAMAARYLLLSMREDSWNSLAVYADDTVVGHVMWGLDEDGSHWIGGMLIDGAEQGKGLGHALLLTMTGWLAAQEGCWTIRLAYQPDNAVAGRLYTSLGFVPTGAVDGDEVIAELAPSRVGNRCEVTGADHRARSCCG; this comes from the coding sequence GTGATTGACCACGGATTTTTCGACCGGACCGGACGGCGCGTCACCTTACGGGAGGTGGGTGACGAGAACTGGCGCGCGGTCGCTGACATCGTGCCTCTCGACGAGCAGCGAAGGCATGTCCCCGCCATGGCAGCCCGCTACCTCTTGCTGTCGATGCGTGAGGACAGCTGGAATTCGCTGGCGGTCTACGCCGACGACACGGTCGTCGGACACGTCATGTGGGGTCTGGACGAGGACGGCTCGCACTGGATCGGGGGAATGCTGATCGATGGCGCCGAGCAGGGCAAGGGCCTCGGCCATGCCCTTCTGCTGACCATGACGGGCTGGTTGGCGGCGCAGGAGGGCTGCTGGACGATCCGGCTGGCATATCAGCCGGACAACGCCGTTGCCGGACGGCTCTACACATCGCTGGGTTTCGTGCCGACGGGAGCAGTTGATGGTGATGAGGTCATCGCTGAGCTGGCACCAAGCCGGGTCGGTAATCGCTGCGAGGTGACGGGGGCGGATCACCGGGCCCGGTCATGCTGCGGCTGA
- a CDS encoding alpha/beta fold hydrolase, with amino-acid sequence MNAVTAPTKTVDVAGTAFAYREVGTGQGVPLVLLHHVTAVLDDWDPAVVDGLAAERHVIMVDLRGVGRSGGTTPDNFEAMSDDTIAFLDALGLDVVDLLGYSLGGIVAQVVAQQHSGRIRRIVLAGTTPAGAPGPAATGATLQAAIQKATEQGKHPKHFLFFEPTPAGQAAADAFLARLDQRTTDDRDTPISNAAIGAQLAALSAWETDASSAGLAAVKQPALVVNGDNDTMWPTEGTLQLAELLPDAKLAVYPDSGHGGIFQYSEVFVHQALDFLRD; translated from the coding sequence ATGAATGCAGTAACGGCTCCGACCAAGACCGTTGACGTCGCAGGGACTGCGTTCGCCTACCGAGAGGTGGGCACGGGTCAGGGTGTTCCGCTGGTCCTCCTGCACCACGTCACCGCGGTGCTGGACGACTGGGACCCCGCCGTGGTCGACGGCCTGGCAGCCGAGCGGCACGTCATCATGGTCGACCTGCGCGGGGTCGGCCGCTCCGGCGGAACCACCCCCGACAACTTCGAGGCGATGTCCGACGACACCATCGCCTTCCTGGACGCCCTCGGCCTGGACGTGGTCGATCTGCTCGGCTACTCCCTGGGCGGCATCGTGGCCCAGGTCGTCGCCCAGCAGCACTCCGGCCGCATCCGCCGGATCGTCCTGGCCGGCACCACACCTGCCGGCGCCCCGGGCCCGGCTGCCACCGGAGCCACCCTCCAAGCAGCCATCCAGAAGGCGACCGAGCAGGGCAAGCACCCCAAGCACTTCCTGTTCTTCGAGCCGACACCGGCCGGCCAGGCAGCCGCGGACGCCTTCCTCGCCCGCCTGGACCAGCGCACCACCGACGACCGCGACACCCCGATCTCCAACGCAGCGATCGGCGCGCAGCTCGCCGCCCTCAGCGCCTGGGAAACAGACGCCTCATCGGCCGGCCTGGCGGCCGTGAAGCAGCCCGCACTCGTCGTCAACGGCGACAACGACACCATGTGGCCGACGGAGGGCACCCTCCAGCTCGCCGAGCTGCTGCCCGATGCCAAGCTCGCCGTCTACCCCGACTCCGGCCACGGCGGCATCTTCCAGTACAGCGAGGTGTTCGTACACCAGGCCCTGGACTTCCTCCGCGACTGA
- a CDS encoding YncE family protein, protein MVTRRTVIKAAGAGTLASGPTTPAAGAPRAAEADVLVVVEKGSHAVGFYDAASGQRLQTVGLPDYPHEMVVDSRGRFAYVGHYGVRMSSVVGEGGSAVFVIDLVERSLARTIDTRPFNRIHGMGIDRHDRLYALSEEKAVLLGFDAPSTDQAPTRAVPTHGVKTHLFTLSRDGERAYVTGLLSHTVSLVRPHDASVPPLLATPGQLPESSCLSRDEKTLFVGVRKSSSLVAVDARTMKVRRSRKVGGDPLRVYTLDDERLLVTDIVAGTLTVFSTDLRPVRSLQLDGTPAAVSLHPGRPLAYVSLLGTNRIAAVDLDRLAVVGGFGTQLEPDSSVLLPAAS, encoded by the coding sequence GTGGTAACGCGTCGTACGGTGATCAAGGCGGCGGGCGCCGGAACGTTAGCGAGCGGGCCCACCACGCCGGCCGCCGGTGCTCCCCGGGCGGCGGAGGCCGACGTACTGGTGGTGGTGGAGAAGGGCAGCCACGCGGTCGGTTTCTACGACGCCGCGTCGGGGCAGCGCCTGCAGACCGTCGGACTGCCCGACTATCCGCATGAGATGGTCGTCGACTCTCGCGGGCGATTCGCCTATGTCGGGCACTATGGAGTGCGCATGTCCTCCGTCGTCGGCGAGGGCGGCTCCGCGGTCTTCGTGATCGACCTCGTCGAGCGGTCCCTGGCCCGGACCATCGACACCCGGCCGTTCAACCGTATCCACGGCATGGGCATCGACCGCCACGACCGGCTGTACGCCCTGAGTGAGGAGAAAGCGGTACTGCTCGGCTTCGACGCTCCGTCCACCGACCAGGCACCGACCAGGGCGGTACCCACGCACGGGGTGAAGACCCATCTGTTCACGCTCAGCCGTGACGGCGAACGAGCCTACGTCACCGGCCTGTTGTCGCACACGGTGAGCCTTGTGCGCCCCCACGACGCCTCCGTCCCACCGCTCCTGGCGACTCCCGGTCAACTGCCCGAGAGCAGTTGTCTGAGCCGGGACGAGAAGACGCTGTTCGTCGGTGTCCGTAAGAGCTCCTCCCTGGTCGCCGTGGACGCGCGCACCATGAAGGTGCGGCGGAGCCGGAAGGTGGGCGGAGACCCGCTGCGGGTCTACACCCTCGACGACGAGCGGCTGTTGGTGACGGACATCGTCGCGGGCACCCTCACCGTGTTCAGCACCGATCTGCGGCCGGTCCGCTCCCTTCAGCTCGACGGGACCCCGGCCGCCGTGTCACTTCACCCCGGCAGGCCCCTGGCGTATGTGTCCCTGCTGGGCACCAACCGGATCGCCGCCGTCGATCTGGACCGGCTTGCCGTCGTCGGCGGCTTCGGCACCCAGCTGGAACCGGACTCTTCGGTGCTGCTGCCCGCCGCCTCCTGA
- a CDS encoding NmrA family NAD(P)-binding protein — protein MSASAQLTLVIGGTGKTGRRVVDRLTALGHPVRIGSRSGRPPFTWEDPATWKPAIEGADRVYIVHPDPFQPDYAEQIGALARAAADCGARRLVLLSGRGDSASQTSEENIKLPGVEWTVVRAGWFNQNFSEAFFVDAVRAGELALPAGDWTEGFIDADDIADVAVAALTEDRHHGRTYELSGPRLLSFADIAAELSTATGRQITYTQLTPQPSPADEPDIMAEVFASDPAAPHRQLAHGVQEALGREPKDFAQYARETAATGIWNT, from the coding sequence ATGTCTGCATCCGCGCAGCTCACCCTTGTCATCGGGGGCACCGGCAAGACCGGTCGCCGCGTCGTCGACCGGCTCACCGCCCTCGGCCACCCGGTCCGCATCGGCTCCCGCTCGGGCCGGCCCCCCTTCACCTGGGAGGACCCGGCGACGTGGAAGCCCGCCATCGAGGGGGCCGACCGCGTTTACATCGTCCACCCCGACCCGTTCCAGCCGGACTACGCCGAGCAGATCGGCGCCCTTGCCCGGGCCGCGGCCGACTGCGGCGCGCGACGTCTGGTTCTGCTGTCGGGCCGGGGGGACAGCGCCTCCCAGACCAGCGAGGAGAACATCAAGCTCCCCGGGGTGGAGTGGACCGTGGTGCGCGCGGGCTGGTTCAACCAGAACTTCAGCGAGGCGTTCTTCGTCGATGCCGTCCGCGCCGGCGAGCTCGCCCTGCCCGCCGGCGACTGGACCGAGGGCTTCATCGACGCCGACGACATCGCCGACGTGGCGGTCGCCGCCCTTACCGAAGACCGCCACCACGGCAGGACCTACGAACTGTCCGGGCCCCGCCTGCTCAGCTTCGCCGACATCGCCGCGGAACTGTCCACCGCCACCGGACGCCAGATCACCTATACCCAGCTCACCCCGCAGCCGAGCCCCGCAGACGAACCCGACATCATGGCCGAGGTGTTCGCCTCGGACCCCGCCGCACCCCACCGGCAGCTCGCTCACGGAGTCCAGGAAGCCCTCGGCCGCGAGCCCAAGGACTTCGCCCAGTACGCCCGGGAGACCGCGGCAACCGGCATCTGGAACACCTGA
- a CDS encoding amidase family protein: MQDNENTVGAASGDDAIVELGVAAAAAAIRNGEITSEAYASALLRRARKHADLKSFITIDESAVLTAAAAADKARAAGSTAPLLGVPIGIKDSYATAGLRTTLGVGNLEDFVPQQDADVVGALKNAGGIVFGKNNLVEMSFGLTGHNSPYGQVKNPYSHDHVPGGSSSGSGAAVAARIVPASTGGDTVGSIRVPASLSGVVGYKPTNGRWPGGGVAPISHTLDTTGILTRSVEDAALLDQIVTRNTSAPGSRRSDLRGVRFAHAPRQYMKVVDPETAAHFTAALERLRDAGADIVEIDLGESFMETANLLTWNFFFREMREAVGQFVADNDFPVTFDEIYNDVKPQLKEIWSQVVVPDGPGYLSDEGYQSALTTERPQLQRRLGQVFTHHAADALLFPTTPCPAPLIEHGSSFTIAGHQVDDRFLAYNTIPTSGAGLPGISIPIGLSTNGLPIGLEIDAAHGADSSLLDVTRRVEALFGTLPAPA, translated from the coding sequence ATGCAGGACAACGAAAATACCGTTGGCGCAGCGTCAGGTGATGACGCCATCGTCGAGCTCGGCGTAGCAGCGGCCGCCGCCGCGATCCGCAACGGCGAGATCACCTCCGAGGCGTACGCTTCAGCGCTCCTACGGCGCGCGCGCAAGCATGCCGACCTGAAGTCCTTCATCACCATCGACGAGTCCGCAGTGCTTACCGCGGCGGCGGCGGCGGACAAGGCCCGCGCTGCGGGTTCCACTGCTCCTCTCCTCGGCGTCCCGATCGGAATCAAGGACAGTTACGCCACCGCCGGACTGCGCACCACGCTCGGCGTGGGCAACCTGGAGGACTTCGTCCCTCAGCAGGACGCCGACGTCGTCGGCGCGCTGAAAAACGCCGGGGGCATCGTCTTTGGCAAGAACAACCTCGTGGAGATGTCCTTCGGGCTGACCGGGCACAACAGCCCGTACGGTCAGGTGAAGAACCCTTACAGCCACGACCATGTCCCCGGCGGATCGTCCAGCGGCTCCGGCGCGGCAGTTGCCGCCCGTATTGTGCCCGCATCGACCGGCGGCGACACGGTGGGCTCCATCAGGGTTCCCGCGTCCCTGAGCGGCGTGGTCGGCTACAAGCCCACCAACGGCCGCTGGCCGGGAGGCGGCGTCGCCCCGATCTCCCACACGCTCGACACCACCGGCATCCTCACCCGCAGCGTCGAGGACGCCGCGCTGCTCGACCAGATCGTCACTCGCAACACCTCGGCCCCCGGCTCGCGCCGGTCCGACCTGCGCGGGGTGCGGTTCGCCCACGCTCCCCGGCAGTACATGAAGGTAGTCGACCCGGAGACCGCAGCACACTTCACCGCCGCGCTCGAACGCCTTCGCGACGCGGGCGCCGACATCGTCGAGATCGACCTCGGCGAGAGCTTCATGGAAACGGCGAACCTGCTGACGTGGAACTTCTTCTTCCGCGAGATGCGGGAGGCTGTCGGGCAATTCGTCGCCGACAACGACTTCCCCGTCACGTTCGATGAGATCTACAACGACGTCAAGCCCCAACTCAAGGAGATCTGGAGCCAGGTCGTCGTCCCGGACGGGCCGGGCTACCTCTCCGACGAGGGCTACCAGTCAGCTCTGACCACCGAGCGCCCGCAACTCCAGCGCCGACTCGGGCAGGTGTTCACCCACCATGCGGCCGACGCGCTGCTCTTCCCGACCACCCCCTGCCCCGCACCCCTGATCGAGCACGGTTCGAGCTTCACCATCGCCGGCCACCAGGTCGACGACCGGTTCCTCGCCTACAACACCATCCCCACCAGCGGAGCTGGCCTGCCCGGCATCAGCATCCCCATCGGCCTCAGCACCAACGGCCTGCCCATCGGCCTCGAGATCGATGCCGCACACGGCGCGGACAGCAGCCTCCTCGACGTCACTCGCCGAGTGGAGGCCCTCTTTGGCACTCTGCCCGCACCCGCCTGA
- a CDS encoding SDR family NAD(P)-dependent oxidoreductase has protein sequence MSALATPFGFASTAGEVVSGIDLSGRRAVVTGASSGIGAETARALAATGAAVTLAVRDVAAGERVAKDITGSTGNQDVRAVHLDLTDPTSITAFTAAWQGPLHVLVNNAGVMACPEQYTEQGWEWQFATNHLGHFALATGLHGALAADGNARIVVASSTGHQRSPVVWDDVNFAFRPYDPWLAYGQSKTANVLFAVEATRRWADDNITANALMPGAIYTNLQRHTGGRGSGRVPAELIKTVEQGAATSALLATSPLLEGVGGRYFVDCNETEIVERRSGTLHGVARYALDPAGARRLWDLSQDLITGAT, from the coding sequence ATGAGTGCCCTCGCCACCCCGTTCGGTTTCGCCAGCACCGCCGGCGAGGTCGTGTCAGGAATCGATCTCTCCGGCCGCCGCGCGGTCGTCACCGGCGCCTCCTCCGGCATCGGGGCGGAAACGGCCCGCGCCCTGGCGGCCACTGGCGCGGCCGTCACCCTCGCCGTGCGGGACGTGGCGGCGGGCGAACGCGTCGCCAAGGACATCACCGGATCGACCGGCAACCAGGACGTGCGGGCCGTGCACCTCGACCTGACCGACCCCACGTCCATCACGGCCTTCACCGCCGCCTGGCAGGGCCCGCTGCACGTCCTGGTGAACAACGCGGGCGTCATGGCCTGCCCCGAGCAGTACACCGAGCAGGGCTGGGAGTGGCAGTTCGCCACCAACCACCTCGGCCATTTCGCCCTCGCCACCGGCCTGCACGGCGCGCTGGCCGCCGACGGCAACGCCCGCATCGTGGTGGCGAGTTCCACCGGCCACCAGCGGTCACCGGTCGTGTGGGACGACGTCAACTTCGCCTTCCGCCCCTACGACCCGTGGCTCGCCTACGGCCAGTCCAAAACAGCCAACGTCCTGTTCGCGGTGGAGGCGACCCGCCGCTGGGCCGACGACAACATCACCGCCAACGCCCTGATGCCGGGCGCCATCTACACGAACCTGCAGCGGCACACCGGCGGCCGGGGCAGCGGCCGCGTCCCCGCCGAGCTGATCAAGACCGTGGAACAGGGCGCCGCCACGTCGGCCCTCCTGGCCACCTCACCGTTGCTCGAAGGCGTCGGCGGCCGCTACTTCGTCGACTGCAACGAGACCGAGATCGTCGAGCGACGCTCCGGCACCCTGCACGGCGTCGCCCGCTACGCCCTCGACCCGGCGGGCGCCCGGCGCCTGTGGGACCTGTCGCAGGACCTGATCACAGGCGCCACGTGA